ttattttgagacagggtcactatgtagaccaggctggcctccaactcagagtgattcttgcctctgcttcttgaatgctgagattaaagacatggaCCACCTGTccacataacatacatacacagagtgATTTTGTGCACATGTGAACCTGTGTGTACAGTGCCttaggaagccaggagagggcatcctatccccttgaactggagtttagagatggctgtgagccacaccCACCATGGGTGCTAGGTATTGATCCCATGTTCTCTACACGAACAGCAACCACTCTTGACTACTGAGCAGTTTCTTCAACACTTACACTTAGTCTTCAAAAAAGCAGTACCTCGTTTGTCTGTCTGGATTTTTGATAGCTACTCTCTTCTAAGCACATTGACCCCAGCAATAATTTTGTATCTTACATAGTTTACACTGTGCTTGAAATAAACTTGAGTTGAAAGCATGGCAAAGTCTCCTGTCTCTTAGAGGGCAGGAATAAGAAGGACAGTCTAGTCTGGtgaacatctttaatcctagcacttaggcagcggaggcagatggatctctctgagttttgaggccaacctggtctacagagttgagttcagGACAAGCCAtagttgcacagagaaaccctgcctcaaaaaaaaaaaaaaaaaaaaaaaaaaaaaaaaaaaNNNNNNNNNNNNNNNNNNNNNctctgagttttgaggccaacctggtctacagagtacacTGTAGGAGCTGGAATAtgatgagaaaccctgaaaaagtcgaaaaaaaaaaaaaaaaaaaaaagaaagaaagaaagagaaaagaaattaagaggaTAGGTACTAAGTTTAGCACTTCCCAATAACAAATTTTTTATTGTTACCATCAGTTCTTAGTTTATAACGTGTAATACTCACCCTGCTGTGAAACCAGAGTTCTCCACCTTTAGAAGGTGTCTACTTTGGTAAAGTCAGGaatttatgaagaagaaaaaaaacaatccaTGTATGAATTTTAAGTCTGAAAGATGGGGAGTTTGAACAGAGTTTTTATCCATAGAGGATTGGGTATCATAAACCTTACATTTGTTCTTAATAATGACAGAATTTTTAAGACCCAGGAAACTACTTTGTGATTATAGACTCAATAGTTTCTAACAACCCAGAGGGTTTAaccttcatttttcatttcttctctagcACTGGTGCTGTAAGTGCTCGTAATATTATGCTGTTGAAAAAGAAACAAGCTCGCTGTCAAGGAGTAGTTTGTGCCATGAAGGTAATAGTTAATAAACTTGAAATGTTTAGgtttgctgtttggtttttaaCTGCTTTTAAGCTTTGTACTACAAACCCAACCACttgcttctcctgtctctgctttaaGACTATTTCCTCATTAACTTAGCTAAGTTCATGAAGCTTCTTGATTGCCAGGCTTTAGGTCAAGTCTTGGTTGGTAAGGTAGACTTTATAGAGTTGTACTCTTTGGCCTATagtataattttaagataaagcttactgattttttttaagttgtaatCATACATTTGTATATTGATTGGTAATTAATGATTTTGTATTTGGGGGCTTTTTGCTTTAGGAGGCGTTTGGCTTTATCGAAAGAGGTGATGTTGTAAAAGAGATATTCTTTCACTATAGTGAATTTAAAGGTGACCTAGAAACCCTACAGCCTGGAGATGACGTGGAATTCACAATCAAGGACAGAAATGTAAGATAGGTCATTCACTAACTCTAAATTGTTGCCCTTTAAAGACTAATAGTGGATTATACatttaagaaacacttaaaattatGTGACCCCTGCCCATTTCAATCTCTTGATTTAGGGTAAAGAAGTTGCAACAGATGTCAGACTATTGCCTCAAGGAACAGTCATTTTTGAAGATATCAGCATTGAACATTTTGAAGGAACTGTAACCAAAGTTATCCCAAAAGTACCCAGTAAAAACCAGGTAAATTGTCTTTATCAgcaatgtcttcttctgaccaATCAGTACAATATTATGGTGATACACTAAAAGTGGAGTCTGTTTGATTGATGTAGTTGTGTGTAGTGGGGTGTATCTTTTAAtaggtattttaatttaaaaaaaaaaaaaagcaaaatagattGAGGGTTGGTTCAGTGGCAGAGGGCTGACCTAGCATGCAAAAGGCCCCCAGTactgcagaaagaaaagagaaactaatGAACGGTATGTTGATGGGTAtgtttttgcttatttggttTTCACTGAGTGATTAAAAGAAATTTTTACCTGAACTGGGGAAGATCCTACTGAATTGGACTGCATGTGCTACTTCTCTGTTCCCCTGTCTTACCATTTGTTAACTCGTGGGGAGGTAAGGTGAAAGGCATCATTGCTGGATAAATGTGAGATCCAAAGGGCTGAAGTGTTTTTCCTTAGCAGTTCTTGATATCGCAGTGCAGTGTTAACAACAGTGCTTGATTTATGGTTGTCATGGGGCCTTAGATGATGAAGCTTTTATATTGGGCTTAAATTGTCAGCACTTTTTCCCCCTTCAGGGTACTATATTATAAATAAGCTATTTACTATGTGTTCTTCTTGTTTGACTTAGAGCTAAAAGGATGAGAAATCTCCAGCTAAAATCGTTTTTCCTTCTCATCAGAATGACCCATTGCCAGGACGAATCAAAGTTGACTTTGTGATTCCTAAAGAACTTCCCTTTGGAGACAAAGACACAAAATCCAAAGTGACCCTGCTGGAAGGTGACCATGTTAGGTTTAATATTTCAACAGACCGACGTGACAAATTAGAACGAGCAACCAACATAGAGGTTCTATCAAATACATTTCAGTTCACTAATGAAGCCAGAGAGATGGTAAGTGTTTAAGCATTGCTGGAATTTTATCTGACATTTCGGGTTCAGTGGTGGACTCTGATTTACACTGTTCGCTGGGAACTTCTTAGGCTGATGACTAGTGAATACAGATGTTTGTTCCCAAGCCTGATAGCCTGTGTGTGTCCTAGTCTGCACATGACGGAGAggccaactcctgcaagttgttagAGGAAATTTCTTGTAAGCTAATGACTGTTTTGGGAAGTCACTTTATTAAGTAGCTAAGAATCCTACATATTTGAATTAGTTTGGGCTTAGCATCTCTTTCATTCTCTTAGCTATCTTGGAAAgacatataaattaattttaaattaggaAACCAGATAAGGTGATTGCTAATGAAATGTGAATAAGACACcaggaaatatattttcttaagatTTCCTCTGTGATGTTTAGTAAACAGTAGGTTAAACAGCAGTAAATTGATTTCACCGCTTTTATGGTAatagtttgctttttttaaagtgagtatATGTCTGAATAGTATGTGCCTGATTTGCTACTCAAATATGTCTTATAAACATTTTGTAGACTGACTTTTCTCAGGTATAGTTTGTATTTAGTGTTGTTTGAAATCATACCATCTGTAGCATGTCTCAGTGTTGACAATAAAAACaggtactttttgtttgtttgtttgtttttggtttttcgagacagggtttctctgtgtagccctggctgtcctggaactctctctgtagaccaggctggcctcgaactcagaaatccacctgcctctaacaGGTACATTTTTATaagttgttttttgagacacagttccCCTGGAACTTTTAGgccaggtgggccttgaactcaaaaaatttgcttctgcctcttgagtgctggaattaaaggtgtgcactgccatatCCCTGGTCCTCCTCCTCTTGTCATTGTGTATGAGAATTTTACTTTAatgtgtgtacctggtacccACAGCGGCCAAAAttggacatcagattccctggaactagagttcatCACAGGTCGATGTGAATGCCTGGGATCACTCCTGGGTCCTCtacgaaaacaaaacaacaaaaagaccctcATTCCAAGCAgagtctcttttctctctttatggtataaagtatatattttggTTACCATCAGAAGTTTGACAGtgattaaatttcaaaatactcGGGTCATATTCAAAGCTAGTAGTATCCATCTCTGCAGTAAATATGCAATGTGCATCTCATTGGATAAAAATCCATGAGTgcttctgagtactgggaataCAGTGATCTCACAAACCTACATTTTCATaggataaaagaaaacaagaggaagaaacaaTAGAGTGCACTTTTGGTTTTTTACATCTTAAAGGCTTCCTATGACTAAAGTCACATGAGAAAGCAGTAAAATATtgcttttatgatttatttatgaaGTATATCaataaatttttgaaattcttatgtTGTCATTTAGTTTATGTATTTGTGGTTCAATTCATaaggctttatttttataatgcatATTTTCCAAGGAGTGGGACCTGGAAAttctttttttcgagatagggtttctctgtgtagccctggctgtcctgtaactcactttgtagaccaggctggcctcgaactcagaaatccacctgcctctgcctcccaagtgctgggattaaaggcgtgcaccaccaccgcccggctttgaTGTTGTTtattaacttcttttttaaaaaaacaaaacagaaaaacctatATAACCagttaaaaaatgttaatttggTTTTTATTCAGGGTGTGATTGCTGCCATGAGAGATGGTTTTGGTTTCATCAAGTGTGTGGATCGTGATGCTCGTATGTTCTTCCACTTCAGTGAGATTCTAGATGGGAACCAGCTCCACATTGCAGATGAAGTAGAGTTCACTGTGGTTCCCGTGAGTAGCTGTTGGGGAAAGTGTTAAGGGTTGGTATTCTGCTGTCTCCTTTGTAAgtttaattttgttgattttgtttaatttgtagGATATGCTCTCTGCCCAAAGAAATCATGCTATTAGGATTAAAAAACTTCCCAAGGGCACGGTTTCATTCCATTCCCATTCAGATCATCGTTTTCTGGGCACCGTAGAAAAAGAAGCCACTTTTTCCAACCCTAAAACTACAAGCCCAAATAAAGGCAAAGACAAGGCAAGTGTTAGGTGATCCAGATGGTTTGTATGTCTTTTATCTTTGCCTCCAGAATGCATTGTAGCTCATATAGTGAAATAttgtctcctttttaaaaattctgtataCACCAGTATATTAGtcaggttctctagagtcacagaacttatgggtagtctctatatagtaaaggaatttattgatgactcaCAGTCTACAATGCAACTCCCAACAATgatcagtagcagctgtgaatgaaagtccaaggatctagcagttgctcagtcccacaaggcaagcagtcgaaggagggagggagggggagagagagagagagctcaccttccttcttccaatgtccttatatagtctccagcagaaggtgtagcccagattaaagtgGTGTgacaccacacctttaatcccagatgaccttgaactccctgtCTTAATCTGGAGTCCATAGCCATTAGgcctcaagatccaggtcagaaacttgtatctcccagcctccagattagggtcactggtgagccttccaattctggattgtagttcattccagttatagtcaagttgacaaccaagaatagtcacTACAACCAGCCATGGTGATACTGGACTGTGATTCTAGCACTTGTAAGGTGCAcaaaggaagatcaggagttcagtcGTTCTCAATAAGTTAGAGTATTCagacaagttttgtttttattttaaaatatttgtatgtaaTAATAACATTTCTTAGCTTCATCATCTTTGACTTTTGCAAGGGGGATGTTTTAGCCAGTATCCTTGCTTTCTCCTCATTTGAGAAGCACTTATCAAAAGCTCTTATCCATAAAGAGGTTAAAGCTTTCCAAATTTGATGCATTGCATTCACATATTTGTACTTCCATTTACTAAGAAAGTCTGTTGCCTATGCAAAAATCTTAAGTTCTGCTCTCATAAATAATACACTAAGGGACTTGTACAGAATATTTACTATAAGAGAGCAAGTTTCTGTAGTACCAAAGGCATTGGGGTTGTTACTAAGCTATATTTGCCATAAAGGCCTAGATTAGAGGCCATGTaaccttcctccctccaaacacaTAAAGCAAGTTTGAGAAGATGCTCTGGCAAAGTAAATAACTGGGAAGGTCTTGGAATGGTTCTCTTAAGGTGTTGGCATTTAATATGTAGCAATCGAAAGGGCATTCTGACAGAATAGAGGTCAGCATGAGAGAAAGAGGGCAGGGAAGACTACTTCAGAAAGCAGTGAGTAACTGGTTTGAAGAAGGTGGGCTTAGGTTTTGATTGAGGGAGAAGAGCATCGATGGTTGCTCTCTAAATTCAATAATGAACTTTTTGTGCAAGACTTCAACATTTTCAGTTGGGTAATGGCATCAGGTATGGACTTAAGGAACAAAATTTTATCATTGTAACTCTAAACAGAGTAGACAATTTTAAGGTGCATGAGAGACTTACtgtaaaacaaatcttttaaaattaccataaaacaaaacaaaagactcaaaaaaaaattactatcaAGGGGCACTTGTGGTTTTGTACAAACTTCTAAGTAACTACGGAGATGGTTTCACTAATACAAATTACCTATCTGGTaatgtataaataattataaagaattttaattaagACAAGTGAACTAGTATTGATTATGTAATAGCAGTGAGGTataagggaaaaagacagattgATGGTATGGGCATTATTCCCATAGAAATGATGTTGAACCATAAAAATGTAGTTTATGTGGTTCCTGGTACAGTGACATCACTTACTATCAGGTTGTATGTGAAATGTGGGTGCtaagttttcattattattgtagAAATACTGGTGTATCGTAACATTTCTAGTGCTTTGATTTGTgctagtatttctttttttaattggggatcgaacccagagcTTTGGACTTGGTAGACAAGGGCTCTGTCAGTGGGCTACAGCCCCAGCCCGATTTGTGCTAGTTTTTAAACCAAGTTAATTTCTCACACATTGATAATAGTGACTAAACACTGAAGTGCTCTGGGACAGTAAAGAGGATATTTTCAGCTGctattttaagaatattaaagAGTTTTCTTCATGAGAAAGCTAAGCTTCATGCTCCACAAAATTTTCTCTTGGCTAGAAATGTCATTCTCAGCTTAATTTTCTGATAAAACTGAAAGGCTCAGAGATAGTAGATTGAGGCAACAATGAGTGAAGGCAAGCATACCTTTTATTCATGCATTTTATCTTGTGTTGTTTAGAGTGTCCTAGAATAAATTTCTGTGGCTCTCCCAATTCTTTGTGTTAAGGATCCCTAAGAACTGTAATTATAtatcttccttccccctttctgttaTCATTTGTTAGTGTTCTTGAGGATATTtaattgtgttttatattttctttaggaGGCAGAAGATGGCATTATAGCTTATGACGACTGTGGGGTGAAACTGACGATTGCTTTTCAAGCCAAGGATGTGGAAGGATCTACTTCTCCTCAAATAGGAGATAAGGTAAGATAGTGTTACTTACTTGAAGAAAGGTTAAAGGTTGTCTTGATTATATTTGCTAAAGGACGGTTTAAATTTTGCTAAGTTTGGCTGAAGCATTTTTTCACTGGAAAGATTAAATACCTAATACAGGGTCTTATAGCTTATGAAACATACTGAATGATAGGTTTTTAGATTTGAGTTCTTTTTAGAGTGTGAtggcatgcctgtaattctagcagtTAAGTTAGTAGGTAAGTGCCACAACCACTAGATACAGTCAAACAAGAAAAATACTCACTAAAATAAAACCAGTATAAAATTACACCAAAAATTTACATTGCCTGCTTTTTAGACAGCCTCTCTTTATAGAAATTAAAACTACAAAGTGTACATTGACAGGCAAAACTTAAATCATTTATGAATTGAGACAGCAAGTGCTTTCTGTAAATTTTTCTGTCAGAGTAATTACAAAATAGATCTGCAGTGAAAAGCTTGGTCTGGGGGGTATTTTGGGTGAGCTTCTTAAAGGTGCAGAGCTTGCGGACGTGACAGTGGTACCAACTATCATCCTCGTTGTCTTGTAGGTTGAGTTTAGTATTAGCGACAGACAGAGGCCTGGACAGCAGATTGCAACTTGCGTGAGACTTTTAGGTCGGAATTCTAACTCCAAAAGGCTCTTGGGTTATGTGGCAACTCTGAAAGATAATTTTGGATTTATAGAAACAGCTAATCATGataaggaaatatttttccattataGGTAAGTAATGCCTTTTAGGCAGCAAACTATTCctattatattcttttatattaacGTTTCAAAGAATTTAGTATAGGTTGATACTTTTTGAGACCCAGCTTTTCTATTTGTAATTATGGCAAGTTACATACAGGAGTTAGACATCTGCCATAAACATAGAAATGCATTTACCTgcctttacatatttttattatacatattggTACTAGTGTGATAATACAGTTATAGCATATAGTAAAAAACATGGGTTCATTGAATCAAAACTAGATATTTTAGTTTTGATCTAGGTTCTCCCACTTAATATGTTACTTTCATCAAATGAattaacttcttgatttctttaccTTCAAGCTAGAAATAGTGGTAGCTCAGTTTATAGGTtcttggttttttgggggggtggggtgggggttggttttgtttaagGATTTAATGAATCAATACCTTAAAACAGTATCTTAATATATGCAGCCCTCCTATGGatgttggaaggagaaaaggctCCATGCTATTATTGATATTGGTGGTAGTGGCTTATTTTAATGTCACTTTATTATCTTTTCCCTTTAGTGAGTTCTCTGGTGATGTTGATAGCCTGGAACTGGGAGACATGGTTGAATACAGCTTGTCCAAAGGCAAAGGCAATAAAGTCAGTGCtgagaaagtaaacaaaactcaCTCAGGTAATGAATTGTGATTCCTATTCATCCTATGCTTTGATGGAAAGATACAATATATAGGGTCAGGAGAAGGATACGGCCATACATGTTCTGTAACGTGCTCTCAGGTACCCAGAGCAGCAGTATACCTTCACTGTTTGTCAGTTATTCATGTTCTTGACACTACCAAATTCTGGGCATGACAGTTTGTGCGTGATTTCTGTAACATTTCAGAGATAACATTTTGAATTTGTAGGATGTGGCAGTTTATTAAGATAAGAGTCACTATATAAAACCTTGGCTTTCTTGGAACTGGCTGTGttgatcaggctgacctcaaacttggaaAAAATTACTGGTTCTGTCTCCCAAATGTGTATGCCATCGTGCCTGGCTTGCATCTGATTTGAGGGTGCAGTGGGGTAGGGATTATGGATTTCCAATAATTAAAGCCCTGT
This region of Mus caroli chromosome 3, CAROLI_EIJ_v1.1, whole genome shotgun sequence genomic DNA includes:
- the Csde1 gene encoding cold shock domain-containing protein E1 isoform X2, whose protein sequence is MENMLTLSSDPQPTPAAPPSLSLPLSSSSTSSWTKKQKRTPTYQRSMSFDPNLLHNNGHNGYPNGTSAALRETGVIEKLLTSYGFIQCSERQARLFFHCSQYNGNLQDLKVGDDVEFEVSSDRRTGKPIAIKLVKIKPEIHPEERMNGQEVFYLTYTSEDVEGNVQLETGDKINFVIDNNKHTGAVSARNIMLLKKKQARCQGVVCAMKEAFGFIERGDVVKEIFFHYSEFKGDLETLQPGDDVEFTIKDRNGKEVATDVRLLPQGTVIFEDISIEHFEGTVTKVIPKVPSKNQNDPLPGRIKVDFVIPKELPFGDKDTKSKVTLLEGDHVRFNISTDRRDKLERATNIEVLSNTFQFTNEAREMGVIAAMRDGFGFIKCVDRDARMFFHFSEILDGNQLHIADEVEFTVVPDMLSAQRNHAIRIKKLPKGTVSFHSHSDHRFLGTVEKEATFSNPKTTSPNKGKDKEAEDGIIAYDDCGVKLTIAFQAKDVEGSTSPQIGDKVEFSISDRQRPGQQIATCVRLLGRNSNSKRLLGYVATLKDNFGFIETANHDKEIFFHYSEFSGDVDSLELGDMVEYSLSKGKGNKVSAEKVNKTHSVNGITEEANPTVYSGKVIRPLRGVDPTQIEYQGMIEIVEEGDMKGEVYPFGIVGMANKGDCLQKGESVKFQLCVLGQNAQTMAYNITPLRRATVECVKDQFGFINYEVGDSKKLFFHVKEVQDGIELQAGDEVEFSVILNQRTGKCSACNVWRVCEGPKAVAAPRPDRLVNRLKNISLDDASAPRLMVLRQPRGPDNSMGFGAERKIRQAGVID
- the Csde1 gene encoding cold shock domain-containing protein E1 isoform X3; its protein translation is MSFDPNLLHNNGHNGYPNGTSAALRETGVIEKLLTSYGFIQCSERQARLFFHCSQYNGNLQDLKVGDDVEFEVSSDRRTGKPIAIKLVKIKPEIHPEERMNGQVVCAVPHNLESKSPAAPGQSPTGSVCYERNGEVFYLTYTSEDVEGNVQLETGDKINFVIDNNKHTGAVSARNIMLLKKKQARCQGVVCAMKEAFGFIERGDVVKEIFFHYSEFKGDLETLQPGDDVEFTIKDRNGKEVATDVRLLPQGTVIFEDISIEHFEGTVTKVIPKVPSKNQNDPLPGRIKVDFVIPKELPFGDKDTKSKVTLLEGDHVRFNISTDRRDKLERATNIEVLSNTFQFTNEAREMGVIAAMRDGFGFIKCVDRDARMFFHFSEILDGNQLHIADEVEFTVVPDMLSAQRNHAIRIKKLPKGTVSFHSHSDHRFLGTVEKEATFSNPKTTSPNKGKDKEAEDGIIAYDDCGVKLTIAFQAKDVEGSTSPQIGDKVEFSISDRQRPGQQIATCVRLLGRNSNSKRLLGYVATLKDNFGFIETANHDKEIFFHYSEFSGDVDSLELGDMVEYSLSKGKGNKVSAEKVNKTHSVNGITEEANPTVYSGKVIRPLRGVDPTQIEYQGMIEIVEEGDMKGEVYPFGIVGMANKGDCLQKGESVKFQLCVLGQNAQTMAYNITPLRRATVECVKDQFGFINYEVGDSKKLFFHVKEVQDGIELQAGDEVEFSVILNQRTGKCSACNVWRVCEGPKAVAAPRPDRLVNRLKNISLDDASAPRLMVLRQPRGPDNSMGFGAERKIRQAGVID
- the Csde1 gene encoding cold shock domain-containing protein E1 isoform X4, producing MSFDPNLLHNNGHNGYPNGTSAALRETGVIEKLLTSYGFIQCSERQARLFFHCSQYNGNLQDLKVGDDVEFEVSSDRRTGKPIAIKLVKIKPEIHPEERMNGQEVFYLTYTSEDVEGNVQLETGDKINFVIDNNKHTGAVSARNIMLLKKKQARCQGVVCAMKEAFGFIERGDVVKEIFFHYSEFKGDLETLQPGDDVEFTIKDRNGKEVATDVRLLPQGTVIFEDISIEHFEGTVTKVIPKVPSKNQNDPLPGRIKVDFVIPKELPFGDKDTKSKVTLLEGDHVRFNISTDRRDKLERATNIEVLSNTFQFTNEAREMGVIAAMRDGFGFIKCVDRDARMFFHFSEILDGNQLHIADEVEFTVVPDMLSAQRNHAIRIKKLPKGTVSFHSHSDHRFLGTVEKEATFSNPKTTSPNKGKDKEAEDGIIAYDDCGVKLTIAFQAKDVEGSTSPQIGDKVEFSISDRQRPGQQIATCVRLLGRNSNSKRLLGYVATLKDNFGFIETANHDKEIFFHYSEFSGDVDSLELGDMVEYSLSKGKGNKVSAEKVNKTHSVNGITEEANPTVYSGKVIRPLRGVDPTQIEYQGMIEIVEEGDMKGEVYPFGIVGMANKGDCLQKGESVKFQLCVLGQNAQTMAYNITPLRRATVECVKDQFGFINYEVGDSKKLFFHVKEVQDGIELQAGDEVEFSVILNQRTGKCSACNVWRVCEGPKAVAAPRPDRLVNRLKNISLDDASAPRLMVLRQPRGPDNSMGFGAERKIRQAGVID